In Alistipes ihumii AP11, a genomic segment contains:
- the typA gene encoding translational GTPase TypA gives MQKIRNIAIIAHVDHGKTTLVDKMIMQGHLFRDNEKTGELIMDNNDLERERGITILSKNVSVNYNGYKINIIDTPGHSDFGGEVERVLNMADGVLLLVDAFEGTMPQTRFVLQKALSLGKKPIVVVNKVDKPNCRPEEVYEQVFDLMFTLNATEEQLDFVTIYGSAKQGWMSHVWKERTQDITPLLDAIIDNIPAPEMKEGTPQLLITSLEYSPYVGRIAVGKLTRGTLRSGMPITLAKRDGKTMVKTRIKDLMVFDGLGKTKVESVGCGEICALVGIEGFEIGDTVCDYENPEPLEPIAIDEPTMSMLFTINDSPFFGREGKYVTSRHIKERLDRELEKNLALRVEPGASSDSFVVYGRGVLHLSVLIETMRREGYELQVGQPKVIIKQIDGQKCEPVEELTIDIPEEYSGRAIELVTKRKGTMTDMATVHDRQRIVFDIPSRGIIGLRSNLLTATAGEAVMSHRLKGFEPYKGDMEMRQNGSLIAMETGTAYAYAINKLQDRGTFFVSPQDEIYAGQVVGESTRSEDIVINLTKSKKLTNMRASGSDDKVSIAPPVIFSLEEALEYIKEDEYVEVTPKSIRLRKIILDETMRKRQAK, from the coding sequence ATGCAAAAAATACGCAACATAGCGATCATCGCCCACGTCGATCACGGAAAGACTACGCTGGTCGACAAGATGATTATGCAGGGGCATCTTTTCCGGGACAACGAGAAGACCGGCGAGCTGATCATGGACAACAACGATCTGGAGCGCGAGCGCGGGATCACGATCCTGTCGAAGAACGTGTCGGTCAACTATAACGGATACAAGATCAATATCATCGATACGCCGGGCCACTCCGACTTCGGCGGCGAGGTGGAGCGCGTGCTGAACATGGCCGACGGCGTGCTGCTGCTCGTGGACGCGTTCGAAGGCACGATGCCGCAGACGCGGTTCGTGCTTCAGAAAGCGCTGTCGCTGGGTAAGAAGCCGATCGTCGTCGTCAATAAGGTAGACAAGCCGAACTGCCGTCCCGAGGAAGTCTACGAGCAGGTGTTCGACCTGATGTTCACGCTGAACGCGACCGAGGAGCAGCTCGACTTCGTGACCATTTACGGCAGCGCCAAGCAGGGCTGGATGTCGCATGTGTGGAAGGAGCGCACGCAGGACATCACGCCGCTGCTGGACGCGATCATCGACAACATACCCGCTCCGGAGATGAAGGAGGGGACGCCTCAGTTGCTGATTACTTCGCTCGAATATTCGCCCTACGTGGGCCGCATCGCCGTCGGCAAGCTGACGCGTGGCACGCTCCGCTCGGGCATGCCGATCACGCTCGCCAAGCGGGACGGCAAGACGATGGTCAAGACGCGCATCAAGGATCTGATGGTGTTCGACGGGCTCGGCAAGACGAAGGTCGAGAGCGTCGGTTGCGGCGAAATCTGCGCGTTGGTCGGCATCGAGGGCTTCGAGATCGGCGACACGGTCTGCGATTACGAAAATCCCGAGCCGCTCGAGCCGATCGCGATCGACGAGCCGACGATGAGCATGCTGTTCACGATCAACGACTCTCCCTTTTTCGGCCGCGAGGGCAAGTATGTCACCTCGCGTCATATCAAGGAGCGGCTCGACCGCGAGTTGGAGAAGAATCTCGCGCTGCGGGTCGAGCCCGGGGCGTCGTCCGACAGTTTCGTCGTGTACGGACGAGGCGTGCTGCATCTGTCGGTGCTGATCGAGACGATGCGCCGCGAAGGGTACGAGCTTCAGGTAGGGCAGCCGAAAGTCATCATCAAGCAGATCGACGGGCAGAAGTGCGAGCCGGTCGAGGAGCTGACGATCGACATTCCCGAGGAATACTCGGGCCGTGCGATCGAGTTGGTTACCAAGCGCAAGGGTACGATGACCGACATGGCGACCGTGCACGACCGTCAGCGCATCGTGTTCGACATTCCGTCGCGCGGCATCATCGGACTGCGCAGCAACCTGCTGACGGCTACGGCCGGCGAGGCCGTCATGTCGCACCGGCTGAAAGGCTTCGAGCCTTATAAGGGCGACATGGAGATGCGTCAGAACGGCTCGCTGATCGCGATGGAGACCGGTACGGCCTATGCCTACGCGATCAACAAGCTGCAGGATCGCGGCACGTTCTTCGTTTCGCCTCAGGACGAGATTTATGCCGGTCAGGTCGTGGGCGAGAGCACTCGCTCCGAGGATATCGTCATCAACCTGACCAAGTCCAAGAAGCTGACCAATATGCGTGCGAGCGGGTCGGACGACAAGGTGTCGATCGCGCCGCCGGTCATTTTCTCGCTAGAGGAAGCGCTCGAGTATATCAAGGAGGACGAGTATGTCGAGGTGACGCCCAAGTCGATCCGCCTGCGCAAGATCATTCTCGACGAGACGATGCGCAAGCGTCAGGCGAAATAG
- the gdhA gene encoding NADP-specific glutamate dehydrogenase: MEKHVQQYVDDFMAQIVAKNPGEKEFHQAVHEVVESLAEYILQNPVLQKMKVLERIAEPERVVMFRVPWLNDKGEIEINKGYRIEMNSAIGPYKGGIRFHSSVNLSILKFLAFEQTFKNSLTTLPMGGGKGGSDFNPKGKSDNEVMRFCQSFMTELQRHIGANTDVPAGDIGVGGREIGFMFGQYKRLRNEFTGTLTGKGLDWGGSPLRPEATGYGTCYFAQEMLATRGESFKGKTVAISGSGNVAQYACEKATQLGAKVVTLSDSSGYVYDPEGIDADKLAYVMELKNIFRGRIKEYAEKYPQATYYEGQRPWSVKCDIAMPCATQNELDGDEAQTLIANGCICVAEGANMPSTPEAIKAFQDHKLLYSPGKASNAGGVATSGLEMSQNSMRLVWSPEEVDAKLHSIMKNIHAACVKYGTEPDGYVNYVKGANIAGFMKVANAMLAQGCV, translated from the coding sequence AGTCGCTGGCGGAGTATATCCTGCAGAATCCCGTGCTTCAGAAAATGAAGGTGCTCGAGCGTATCGCCGAGCCCGAGCGGGTCGTCATGTTCCGTGTTCCATGGCTCAACGACAAGGGTGAAATAGAGATCAACAAGGGATACCGCATCGAAATGAACAGCGCGATCGGGCCCTACAAGGGCGGCATCCGATTCCATTCGTCGGTGAATCTGAGCATTCTGAAATTTCTCGCTTTCGAGCAGACGTTCAAGAACAGCCTGACCACGCTGCCGATGGGCGGCGGCAAGGGCGGTTCGGACTTCAATCCCAAGGGCAAGTCCGACAACGAAGTGATGCGTTTCTGCCAGTCGTTCATGACCGAATTGCAGCGGCATATCGGTGCGAACACCGACGTCCCGGCCGGCGATATCGGCGTGGGCGGCCGGGAGATCGGCTTCATGTTCGGCCAGTACAAGCGGCTGCGCAACGAATTCACCGGTACGCTGACGGGCAAGGGACTCGACTGGGGCGGCAGTCCGCTGCGTCCGGAAGCCACCGGCTACGGTACCTGCTACTTCGCTCAGGAGATGCTCGCTACGCGCGGCGAGAGCTTCAAGGGCAAGACGGTCGCGATCTCCGGATCGGGCAACGTGGCCCAGTATGCCTGCGAGAAAGCGACCCAGCTCGGCGCGAAGGTCGTGACGCTGTCCGACTCGTCGGGTTACGTCTACGATCCGGAGGGCATCGACGCCGACAAGCTGGCTTATGTGATGGAACTGAAAAACATCTTCCGGGGCCGGATCAAGGAATATGCCGAGAAATATCCGCAGGCTACCTATTACGAGGGACAGCGCCCGTGGAGCGTGAAGTGCGACATCGCGATGCCGTGCGCCACTCAGAACGAGCTCGACGGCGACGAGGCGCAGACGCTGATCGCCAACGGTTGCATCTGCGTGGCCGAAGGCGCCAACATGCCTTCGACGCCCGAAGCGATCAAGGCGTTTCAGGATCATAAGCTGCTCTACTCTCCGGGCAAGGCGTCGAACGCCGGCGGCGTAGCCACGTCGGGGCTGGAGATGTCGCAAAACTCGATGCGTCTCGTGTGGTCGCCCGAGGAGGTCGATGCGAAGCTGCACTCGATCATGAAGAACATCCATGCCGCCTGCGTCAAGTACGGCACCGAGCCGGACGGCTACGTGAACTACGTGAAGGGCGCGAACATCGCCGGTTTCATGAAGGTGGCCAACGCGATGCTGGCACAGGGTTGCGTATAG
- a CDS encoding EamA family transporter gives MWLTLSLLSALFLGLNEVAKKSALNSNAVIPVLAVSIWISALLFLPLQISSMAAPAWIRESAFYIPPVSAEAHWGIVLKAVIVLGSWIFGFFATKHLPLTISASIKATRPAFVVLGAVLIFGERLDATRWTGVAVVLGALAALSRLDKRDGRDDRESPRRKTLWLWFLIASTLLGAASALWDKFLIARYDRLAVQAYTCYYQSLMMIAIVMTMWYPSRKRSTPFRWRWSIFLTAVLLTAADFLYFYALSDPQALLSVVSTIRRSGVVVTFVAGALMFRERQIGTKAALLAVVLGGVALLYFG, from the coding sequence ATGTGGCTGACTCTGTCGCTGCTCTCGGCCCTTTTTCTCGGGCTGAACGAGGTGGCCAAGAAAAGCGCGCTGAACTCGAACGCCGTGATTCCGGTGCTGGCCGTCAGCATCTGGATCAGCGCATTGCTGTTCCTTCCCTTGCAGATATCGAGCATGGCAGCTCCGGCATGGATTCGGGAGTCGGCATTCTACATTCCGCCCGTATCGGCAGAAGCTCACTGGGGTATCGTGCTCAAGGCGGTCATCGTACTCGGGTCGTGGATTTTCGGCTTCTTCGCCACAAAACATCTTCCGCTGACGATCTCCGCATCCATCAAGGCGACGCGGCCGGCTTTCGTCGTGCTCGGAGCCGTGCTGATTTTCGGCGAGCGGCTCGACGCGACGCGCTGGACGGGCGTGGCAGTCGTGCTCGGAGCCCTGGCCGCACTGTCGCGGCTCGACAAGCGCGACGGACGGGACGACAGGGAATCGCCCCGCCGCAAGACGCTGTGGCTCTGGTTCCTGATCGCCTCGACGCTGCTCGGCGCAGCCAGCGCGCTATGGGATAAGTTCCTGATCGCCCGCTACGACCGACTCGCCGTTCAGGCATACACGTGCTACTACCAGTCGCTGATGATGATCGCCATCGTCATGACCATGTGGTACCCCTCGCGCAAGCGCTCGACCCCTTTCCGCTGGCGATGGTCGATCTTTCTGACCGCCGTGCTGCTGACAGCAGCCGATTTTCTCTACTTTTACGCGCTGAGCGATCCGCAGGCCCTGCTGTCGGTCGTTTCGACGATCCGGCGCTCGGGCGTCGTCGTCACGTTCGTCGCGGGCGCGCTGATGTTCCGCGAGCGGCAGATCGGCACGAAGGCCGCGCTGCTCGCTGTCGTGCTGGGCGGAGTCGCGCTGCTCTATTTCGGATAA
- the aroB gene encoding 3-dehydroquinate synthase, which yields MKQVIEVGRGADAPSRVVIGDAINSLENYLPSGRKVVIVTDPNVHRLYKEIINRYDYCLIGLGEPNKTLGTAGKLYGELLARGADRSTFLVGFGGGIVTDVTGFVASTYMRGLRFGFVATTLLAQVDASVGGKNGVNYEGYKNMVGTFNQPDFVLCDPAMLDTLPEREFRAGLAEIVKAGLIADRELFGLFESHSLEEFRRDRALLGEAVMRAVKVKAHIVERDERESDERRKLNLGHTFAHAIEKCSRDFLHGEAVAIGTVMIARLSERLGTVTAEEAARVRSVFEGMGLPVATGIELPRLIAALKHDKKKEARSVAFVLMRGIGDCEIRPMTFDEIDRTADLLK from the coding sequence ATGAAGCAAGTCATCGAGGTCGGGCGCGGAGCGGACGCGCCCTCGCGAGTGGTGATCGGAGACGCGATCAACTCGCTGGAGAACTATCTGCCGTCGGGCCGCAAGGTCGTGATCGTGACGGACCCGAACGTCCACCGCCTGTACAAGGAAATCATCAACCGCTACGACTACTGCCTGATCGGTCTGGGCGAGCCCAACAAGACGCTCGGGACGGCAGGCAAGCTCTACGGCGAGCTGCTCGCCCGAGGAGCCGACCGCTCGACGTTCCTCGTCGGCTTCGGCGGCGGCATCGTGACCGACGTGACGGGTTTCGTCGCCTCGACCTACATGCGGGGCCTGCGTTTCGGCTTCGTCGCGACGACGCTGCTCGCGCAGGTCGACGCGAGCGTCGGCGGCAAGAACGGCGTCAACTACGAGGGATACAAGAACATGGTCGGGACCTTCAACCAGCCCGACTTCGTGCTCTGCGACCCGGCCATGCTCGACACGCTGCCCGAGCGGGAGTTCCGGGCCGGGCTGGCCGAAATCGTCAAGGCGGGCCTGATCGCCGACAGAGAACTGTTCGGACTGTTCGAGAGCCATTCGCTCGAGGAGTTCCGACGCGACCGGGCGCTGCTGGGAGAGGCGGTCATGCGGGCCGTGAAGGTCAAGGCGCATATCGTCGAGCGGGACGAACGGGAGAGCGACGAGCGGCGCAAGCTCAATCTGGGACATACGTTCGCGCATGCGATCGAAAAATGCAGCCGCGACTTCTTGCACGGCGAGGCCGTCGCGATCGGCACGGTCATGATCGCGCGCCTGTCCGAAAGGCTCGGAACCGTCACGGCGGAAGAGGCTGCCCGCGTGCGGAGCGTATTCGAGGGGATGGGGCTGCCCGTCGCGACCGGCATCGAACTGCCCCGCCTGATCGCCGCGCTGAAGCACGACAAGAAAAAAGAGGCCCGCTCGGTCGCCTTCGTGCTGATGCGAGGCATCGGCGACTGCGAGATACGCCCGATGACGTTCGACGAGATCGACCGGACGGCGGACTTGCTGAAGTAG
- a CDS encoding aldose epimerase family protein: MKNRLLRTVILLGLLGIWAGCGQGGHRHGEAIPIPESAFEKTVQGKPVSLYTLRNERGMLVQITNYGARVVALWAPGADSVHRDVVWGYETIDDYLAAGDRFSGPIVGRYGNRIGGARFELDGREYRLTVNDGANHLHGGSGGFADKVWDARPFVNEAGEQAVEMGYLSPDGEEGYPGTLSISVTYTLTADNALRIDYRATTDAPTVLNPTSHVYFNLNGTSARGIGSHVLTIHAGRYTPTDGGLIPTGELASVEGTPLDFRTATPIGWRVESDFPAMRSAGGYDHNWVLDRTGDSLELAAEVYEPYTGILMKVWTDRPGLQFYSGNFMDGSDVGKRGDRHDFRTGIALETQNFPDAPNHDNFPSTVLRPGETYTQTSVYAFEMNKEGRSYVRNRRKTQDKTIGHE; the protein is encoded by the coding sequence ATGAAAAACAGATTGTTACGGACCGTTATATTGCTCGGCTTGCTGGGCATCTGGGCCGGATGCGGGCAGGGCGGACACCGGCACGGGGAGGCGATCCCGATCCCCGAGAGCGCTTTCGAGAAAACCGTGCAGGGCAAGCCCGTCTCGCTGTACACGCTGCGCAACGAGAGGGGAATGCTCGTCCAGATCACCAATTACGGAGCCCGCGTCGTGGCGCTTTGGGCTCCCGGTGCGGACAGCGTGCATCGCGACGTGGTGTGGGGATACGAGACGATCGACGACTACCTGGCTGCGGGCGATCGGTTCAGCGGCCCGATCGTGGGACGCTACGGAAACCGGATCGGCGGCGCGCGCTTCGAGCTCGACGGCCGCGAGTACCGCCTGACGGTCAACGACGGGGCGAATCATCTGCACGGCGGCAGCGGCGGGTTCGCGGACAAGGTGTGGGATGCGCGGCCTTTCGTGAACGAAGCCGGAGAACAGGCCGTCGAGATGGGCTACCTCTCGCCGGACGGCGAGGAGGGATATCCGGGAACGCTTTCGATCTCGGTGACCTATACGCTGACGGCCGACAACGCGCTGCGCATCGACTACCGGGCGACGACCGACGCCCCGACCGTGCTGAACCCGACGAGCCACGTCTATTTCAATCTGAACGGTACGTCGGCCCGGGGAATCGGATCGCATGTGCTGACGATTCACGCCGGTCGCTATACGCCGACCGACGGAGGGTTGATTCCGACCGGCGAGCTGGCGAGCGTCGAGGGTACGCCGCTCGATTTTCGGACCGCAACGCCGATCGGGTGGCGCGTCGAGTCCGATTTTCCGGCGATGCGGTCTGCCGGAGGCTACGATCACAACTGGGTGCTCGATCGCACGGGCGATTCGCTCGAGCTGGCCGCCGAAGTGTACGAGCCGTATACGGGGATACTGATGAAAGTCTGGACCGACCGGCCCGGCCTGCAGTTCTACAGCGGCAATTTCATGGATGGCAGCGACGTCGGCAAGCGCGGCGACCGGCATGACTTCCGGACGGGCATTGCGCTTGAGACGCAGAATTTTCCCGACGCGCCGAACCACGACAATTTCCCGTCGACCGTGCTGCGTCCCGGCGAGACTTATACTCAGACGAGCGTATACGCTTTCGAGATGAATAAAGAAGGGCGGTCTTATGTTCGGAACCGCCGCAAAACGCAGGATAAAACGATCGGACATGAATAG
- a CDS encoding dihydroorotate dehydrogenase-like protein: protein MNSIATQYLGLELSGPVIMGSSGLTSTLRHIVEAEEAGAGAVVLKSVFEEQILHEASRLDRYSDYPEAGDYVRRYVSEHALAQYLDLIREARDRCAIPVIASIHCVHPGEWVSFARSIEQAGASAIELNIFVLPTDAGLPSEQIERAYFDIAAQVREVVSVPLAVKLGAGFTNPLRIVRGLYARGIQGVVLFNRFYPADIDIDRLTVRAGNLYSHRSELSGALRWAALVSGSEPGIDVAVSTGVHQGEDVVKAMLAGASAVEIASAVYERGLGVIAEMNRFVGSWMERHAFLAARDFVGRMNARNIPDPELYERTQFMKYYSCHE, encoded by the coding sequence ATGAATAGCATCGCAACGCAATATCTCGGTCTGGAACTTTCCGGCCCGGTCATTATGGGCAGCTCGGGTCTCACTTCGACGCTGCGTCACATCGTCGAAGCCGAAGAGGCCGGAGCGGGCGCCGTCGTGCTCAAGTCCGTTTTCGAAGAGCAGATTCTGCACGAGGCTTCCCGGCTGGACCGTTACAGCGATTATCCGGAAGCCGGCGACTACGTGCGCCGGTACGTGTCGGAGCATGCGCTCGCGCAGTATCTCGATCTGATTCGAGAGGCGCGGGACCGCTGCGCGATACCCGTGATCGCCAGTATCCATTGCGTTCATCCGGGCGAATGGGTCTCCTTTGCACGGTCGATCGAGCAGGCAGGGGCTTCGGCAATCGAGCTGAACATATTCGTCCTGCCTACGGATGCGGGCCTTCCCTCGGAGCAGATAGAGCGTGCGTACTTCGATATAGCGGCTCAGGTGCGCGAGGTCGTGTCCGTGCCGCTCGCGGTCAAGCTGGGCGCCGGCTTTACCAATCCGCTGCGAATCGTGCGCGGGCTTTATGCCCGGGGAATTCAGGGTGTCGTGCTGTTCAACCGCTTTTATCCTGCCGATATAGATATCGATCGTCTGACCGTGCGCGCGGGCAACCTGTACAGCCACCGGTCCGAGCTGTCGGGCGCGCTGCGCTGGGCTGCGCTCGTCAGCGGATCGGAGCCCGGAATCGATGTGGCCGTTTCGACCGGCGTTCATCAGGGCGAGGACGTCGTGAAGGCCATGCTGGCCGGAGCTTCCGCCGTCGAGATAGCCAGCGCCGTGTACGAGCGGGGTCTCGGCGTGATCGCCGAAATGAACCGGTTCGTCGGGTCATGGATGGAGCGTCATGCCTTTCTTGCCGCGCGCGACTTCGTCGGACGGATGAACGCCCGTAACATTCCCGATCCGGAACTTTACGAGCGCACGCAGTTCATGAAATATTATTCCTGTCACGAGTAG
- a CDS encoding S1/P1 nuclease encodes MKKIFAAALVLLVVPFSSSAWDKLGHDVSAMIAWENMTSKAKKNISKYLEGHDDIVYYASWMDYMGYVTKSGYSNEWFDHCVPVNKDFEYAEGDFPGDALMAIEKAIERLGDGKYRNLDDSTVLLLIKHLVHFLPDMHCPAHVIYNYRPSNYWVEINGRKELFHSVWDNMPSYGPHAWSVSEWCRYLGHCTKEERAEMVEGTPREWVADNARNCIVAYDIVRPDENVSDPDRYRGNLLAEQQLQKGGFRLAHVLNSIFGR; translated from the coding sequence ATGAAGAAGATTTTTGCGGCGGCGCTCGTGCTGCTTGTCGTTCCCTTTTCCTCCTCTGCGTGGGACAAGCTGGGACACGACGTTTCGGCGATGATCGCTTGGGAGAATATGACTTCCAAGGCGAAGAAGAACATTTCCAAGTACCTCGAGGGACACGACGACATCGTCTACTACGCCTCGTGGATGGATTACATGGGCTATGTGACCAAGAGCGGCTACTCGAACGAGTGGTTCGACCACTGCGTACCCGTCAACAAGGATTTCGAGTATGCCGAGGGCGATTTCCCCGGCGATGCGCTGATGGCTATCGAGAAAGCCATCGAGCGTCTGGGCGACGGGAAGTACCGCAACCTCGACGACTCGACCGTGCTGCTTCTGATCAAGCATCTGGTCCATTTCCTGCCCGACATGCACTGTCCGGCGCATGTGATCTACAATTACCGACCCTCGAATTACTGGGTGGAGATCAACGGCCGCAAGGAACTTTTCCATAGCGTATGGGACAACATGCCTTCTTACGGCCCTCATGCGTGGAGCGTTTCGGAGTGGTGCCGGTATTTGGGACACTGCACCAAGGAGGAGCGGGCCGAGATGGTCGAAGGCACGCCGAGGGAGTGGGTCGCCGATAACGCCCGCAACTGCATCGTCGCTTACGACATCGTCCGTCCCGATGAGAATGTATCCGATCCGGACCGGTATCGGGGCAATCTGCTGGCCGAGCAGCAACTGCAGAAAGGAGGCTTCCGCCTGGCTCATGTGCTGAACTCGATTTTCGGCCGTTAG
- a CDS encoding RNA polymerase sigma factor: MEIEQYIVSTDQQLVERALDGDTVAFEHLFNRYRDSIYQLYVQRTSGRTDDASDLLQETFVKVYLNMQRYDSRYTFGQWVYTIARNTFIDYMRRKRDDTVPIDRIGERVSSSWGGPTPEERMITDQSRARLESLLERMSPRYRKLIELRFFKEYSYEEIAAELQLPMGTVKTQIHRAREQLCRYITESGSR; this comes from the coding sequence ATGGAGATAGAACAATACATCGTATCGACCGACCAACAGCTCGTCGAGCGGGCGCTGGACGGAGACACCGTAGCGTTCGAGCACCTGTTCAACCGCTACCGCGACTCGATCTACCAGCTATACGTCCAGCGGACGAGCGGACGGACCGACGACGCGAGCGACCTGTTGCAGGAGACTTTCGTCAAGGTTTACCTGAACATGCAGCGATACGACAGCCGCTACACCTTCGGCCAATGGGTCTATACGATCGCGCGCAACACGTTCATCGACTACATGCGCCGCAAGCGCGACGACACCGTTCCGATCGACCGGATCGGCGAGCGCGTCTCCTCGTCCTGGGGAGGTCCCACGCCCGAAGAGCGGATGATCACCGACCAGAGCCGCGCCCGGCTCGAATCGCTTCTCGAAAGAATGTCGCCCCGCTACCGGAAACTGATCGAGCTGCGCTTTTTCAAGGAATACTCCTACGAGGAGATCGCTGCCGAGCTGCAGCTGCCGATGGGCACGGTCAAAACGCAGATACACCGCGCGCGCGAACAACTCTGCCGTTATATTACGGAAAGCGGATCGCGCTGA
- the tgt gene encoding tRNA guanosine(34) transglycosylase Tgt gives MNFELLHTDPGSSARAGLISTNHGTIETPIFMPVGTVGSVKGVFHRDLADEAGAQIILGNTYHLYLRPGTDILERAGGLHRFCSWDRPILTDSGGFQVFSLAGCRKLSEEGCRFSSHIDGSKHLFTPEGVIDIQRSIGADIMMAFDECPPGDAPYDYAARSLDLTCRWLERCFDRYRQTEPKYGHYQSLFPIVQGCTYPDLRTRSAEFVRQFDADGYAIGGLAVGEPAPVMYEMIGLLDGLLPRDKPRYLMGVGTPANLLEGIERGVDMFDCVMPTRNGRNGMLFTTEGIVNIRNVKWRDDFSPIDPGATCFVDTAYTKAYLRHLTVAGEMMAAQIASLHNLSFYLWLVREARRHILDGTFSSWKPGAVERFSRRL, from the coding sequence ATGAACTTCGAACTGCTTCATACCGATCCCGGCAGCTCGGCCCGCGCCGGACTGATTTCGACCAACCACGGGACGATCGAAACGCCCATTTTCATGCCCGTGGGTACCGTAGGCAGCGTCAAGGGCGTGTTTCACCGCGACCTGGCGGACGAGGCGGGCGCACAGATCATTCTGGGCAATACCTACCATTTGTACCTGCGTCCGGGGACCGATATTCTGGAGAGAGCCGGCGGCCTGCATCGTTTCTGCTCGTGGGACCGTCCGATTCTGACCGACAGCGGCGGGTTTCAGGTCTTCTCGCTGGCCGGTTGCCGGAAACTCTCGGAGGAAGGCTGCCGCTTCAGCTCGCATATCGACGGGTCGAAGCATCTGTTCACGCCCGAGGGAGTGATCGATATCCAGCGTTCGATCGGGGCCGACATCATGATGGCGTTCGACGAGTGTCCGCCGGGCGACGCGCCGTACGACTATGCGGCCCGCTCGCTCGATCTGACCTGTCGCTGGCTCGAGCGGTGCTTCGACCGCTATCGGCAAACGGAGCCGAAATACGGTCATTATCAGTCGCTGTTCCCGATCGTGCAGGGGTGCACTTATCCCGATCTGCGGACCCGCTCGGCCGAGTTCGTCCGGCAGTTCGACGCCGACGGCTATGCGATCGGGGGACTGGCCGTGGGCGAACCGGCTCCGGTGATGTACGAGATGATCGGGTTGCTCGACGGCTTGCTGCCCCGCGACAAACCCCGCTACCTGATGGGCGTGGGCACGCCGGCCAATCTGCTGGAGGGCATCGAGCGGGGAGTCGACATGTTCGACTGCGTGATGCCGACGCGCAACGGGCGCAACGGCATGCTGTTCACTACGGAGGGCATCGTCAATATCCGCAACGTGAAGTGGAGGGACGACTTTTCGCCGATCGACCCGGGCGCGACCTGTTTCGTCGACACGGCCTACACGAAGGCTTATCTGCGGCATCTGACCGTAGCCGGCGAGATGATGGCCGCTCAGATCGCCAGCCTGCACAACCTTTCGTTCTATCTGTGGCTCGTGCGCGAGGCGCGCAGGCATATTCTCGACGGAACGTTCTCGAGCTGGAAGCCCGGAGCCGTCGAGCGGTTTTCGCGCCGGCTGTAA
- a CDS encoding LptF/LptG family permease, whose product MKFPGVKIIDRYIIRKFLGTYVFAIALIIVVVVIFDAAEKIDDFIELKAPLSKIILQYYFNFIPFFINQFSGLFTFIAVIFFTSKMAYQTEIIAILSAGVSFKRLMWPYFLSAAAITLLSLGLNLYVIPAANGERLKFEMNYIKRIKGIKYDQHIYRQIEPGTFIYIRSYSDDKQGASYFALESYEDNAMVSSLEAANVKLDPETGRWTAPRSIRRTFEGEKETFDNTQPLDTVVNLSTTELGRVEELVKTMNIHQLGRFIAQQKIKGSDMISRFEVERHNRFAYPVSTFILTIIGVSLSSRKVRGGTGLHIGIGIVLAFSFILFSKFAEEFAKGGLLPPYVSVWIPNFIYAFIAYYLYKKAPK is encoded by the coding sequence ATGAAGTTTCCCGGTGTCAAGATCATCGATCGCTACATAATCCGCAAGTTTTTGGGAACATACGTGTTCGCCATCGCGCTGATCATCGTCGTCGTCGTGATTTTCGACGCCGCCGAGAAGATCGACGACTTCATCGAGCTCAAGGCTCCGCTGTCGAAAATCATCCTGCAATATTATTTCAATTTCATCCCGTTCTTTATCAATCAGTTCAGCGGGCTGTTCACGTTCATCGCCGTGATCTTCTTCACCTCGAAGATGGCCTATCAGACCGAGATCATCGCGATTCTGTCGGCCGGCGTCAGCTTCAAGCGGCTGATGTGGCCCTATTTCCTGAGCGCTGCGGCGATCACGCTGCTGAGTCTGGGGCTGAACCTGTACGTGATTCCCGCAGCCAACGGCGAACGGCTCAAGTTCGAGATGAATTACATCAAGCGCATCAAGGGCATCAAGTACGACCAGCATATCTATCGCCAGATCGAGCCCGGCACGTTCATCTATATCCGCAGCTACTCCGACGACAAGCAGGGCGCATCGTATTTCGCGCTCGAGTCTTACGAGGACAACGCGATGGTCTCGTCGCTGGAGGCCGCCAACGTGAAGCTCGATCCCGAGACGGGCCGCTGGACGGCGCCGCGCAGCATTCGCCGGACGTTCGAAGGCGAGAAGGAGACGTTCGACAATACCCAACCTTTGGACACGGTCGTCAACCTGAGCACGACCGAGCTCGGCCGCGTCGAGGAGCTCGTCAAGACGATGAACATACACCAGCTGGGCCGGTTCATCGCTCAGCAGAAGATCAAGGGCTCGGACATGATTTCGCGTTTCGAGGTCGAGCGGCACAACCGTTTCGCCTATCCCGTCTCGACGTTCATTCTGACGATCATCGGCGTGTCGCTTTCGTCGCGGAAGGTGCGGGGAGGAACGGGGCTGCACATCGGTATCGGCATCGTGCTGGCTTTCTCGTTCATTCTGTTCAGCAAGTTTGCCGAGGAATTCGCCAAGGGCGGTCTGCTGCCCCCGTACGTTTCGGTCTGGATTCCGAATTTCATCTACGCGTTCATCGCTTACTATCTTTACAAGAAAGCCCCGAAGTAG